A genomic window from Cryobacterium sp. SO2 includes:
- a CDS encoding TIGR03557 family F420-dependent LLM class oxidoreductase encodes MSELQIGYAAMLEQFAPAEAVALSVYAEEHGFSGVMAADHFQPWVPAQGESSFVWSVLAAIGERTKGDMGPGVTAPTFRWHPAMVAQASATLASMYPGRHWLGLGSGEALNEHIVGGYWPEAPERINRMFEAIEIISKLFAASIAGKDVKHSGQFFKLESTRLWTMPEVAPEILVATAGPVTAKRAGRHADGLITVGAPLEKISMLFGKFDDGAREAGKDPSTMPKVLQLHMSWAETDEEAMANALHEWPNGGMKFPKGDIRSPFEFEQMAKLVRPEDFEGRMIISADPDDHRAYIQKFVDLGFDKIYLHNVGRNQRQWIDVFGRDVLPKLAR; translated from the coding sequence ATGTCGGAATTGCAGATCGGTTACGCGGCCATGTTGGAGCAGTTCGCCCCCGCCGAGGCGGTGGCACTGTCGGTCTATGCGGAAGAGCACGGCTTCTCCGGCGTGATGGCGGCCGACCACTTCCAGCCCTGGGTGCCCGCCCAGGGCGAGTCCTCGTTCGTGTGGAGCGTGCTCGCCGCGATCGGTGAGCGCACCAAGGGCGACATGGGCCCGGGCGTCACCGCGCCCACCTTCCGCTGGCACCCCGCGATGGTGGCGCAGGCCTCCGCCACACTCGCTTCGATGTACCCCGGCCGGCACTGGCTGGGCCTCGGGTCCGGCGAGGCGCTCAACGAGCACATCGTCGGTGGCTACTGGCCCGAGGCGCCCGAGCGCATCAACCGCATGTTCGAGGCCATCGAGATCATCTCGAAGCTGTTCGCCGCATCCATCGCCGGTAAGGACGTCAAGCATTCCGGCCAGTTCTTCAAGCTCGAGTCCACCCGGCTGTGGACCATGCCCGAGGTCGCGCCGGAGATCCTCGTGGCCACCGCCGGTCCGGTCACCGCCAAGCGCGCCGGCCGGCACGCCGACGGCCTCATCACCGTGGGTGCCCCGCTGGAGAAGATCTCCATGCTGTTCGGCAAGTTCGACGACGGCGCCCGCGAAGCCGGCAAGGACCCGTCGACCATGCCCAAGGTGCTGCAGCTGCACATGAGCTGGGCTGAGACCGACGAGGAGGCCATGGCCAACGCTCTGCACGAGTGGCCCAACGGCGGCATGAAATTCCCCAAGGGCGACATCCGCTCACCGTTCGAGTTCGAGCAGATGGCCAAGCTGGTGCGCCCGGAGGACTTCGAGGGCCGGATGATCATCTCCGCCGATCCCGACGACCACCGCGCTTACATCCAGAAGTTCGTCGACCTCGGCTTCGACAAGATCTACCTGCACAACGTGGGCCGCAACCAGCGCCAGTGGATCGACGTCTTCGGCCGCGACGTGCTGCCGAAGCTCGCCCGGTAG
- a CDS encoding exodeoxyribonuclease III gives MRIATWNVNSIRARVDRVVDWMVREDIDVLAMQEIKCKPEQFPAQAFEDAGYELAIHGLSQWNGVAFASRHEMTDVVTAFPEMPGFLKGEEGPGLPLEARALGVTVDDMRLWSLYVPNGRSLDDPHYVYKLDWLARLKTHAADELARNPRLAMALMGDWNVAPLDSDVGDPNLVPGVSTHISPAERSAFEAFEAAGFTDVVRPIVPDGFTYWDYKALRFPRNEGLRIDFILGSPAFGELVTDASIHRDERKGDAPSDHVPVLVDLETDDEDDDRPMIF, from the coding sequence ATGCGCATCGCCACCTGGAACGTCAACTCCATCCGTGCCCGCGTCGACCGGGTGGTCGACTGGATGGTGCGGGAGGACATCGACGTGCTCGCCATGCAGGAGATCAAGTGCAAGCCGGAGCAGTTCCCCGCGCAGGCCTTCGAGGACGCCGGCTACGAGCTGGCCATCCACGGACTCAGCCAGTGGAACGGCGTGGCGTTCGCCAGCCGGCACGAGATGACGGATGTGGTCACCGCGTTCCCCGAGATGCCCGGCTTCCTCAAGGGTGAAGAGGGCCCCGGGCTGCCGCTGGAGGCCCGTGCGCTCGGTGTGACCGTGGACGACATGCGGCTGTGGAGCCTCTACGTGCCCAACGGCCGTTCGCTCGACGACCCGCACTACGTGTACAAGCTGGACTGGCTGGCACGGCTGAAGACCCACGCCGCTGACGAGCTGGCCCGCAACCCCCGCCTCGCGATGGCGCTGATGGGCGACTGGAACGTGGCCCCGCTGGACTCCGACGTAGGTGACCCCAACCTGGTGCCCGGCGTCTCCACCCACATCTCACCGGCAGAGCGCAGCGCCTTCGAGGCGTTCGAGGCGGCGGGCTTCACCGATGTGGTGCGCCCGATCGTGCCGGACGGCTTCACCTACTGGGACTACAAGGCGCTGCGCTTCCCGCGCAACGAGGGCCTGCGCATCGACTTCATCCTCGGCTCCCCCGCGTTCGGCGAGCTGGTGACGGATGCGAGCATCCACCGCGACGAGCGCAAGGGCGACGCCCCGAGCGACCACGTGCCCGTGCTGGTGGACCTCGAGACCGACGACGAGGACGACGACCGCCCGATGATCTTCTAG
- a CDS encoding TetR/AcrR family transcriptional regulator: MNPSTPRADARNNRARIVAAARDAIAAAGPDGELRLNAIAQQAGVGQGTLYRHFPTRADLLVEVYRHDVDELVALARSLLQTEAPLDALALWFDRVADYARVKRGVFAALEASVWKDLSARSLGPIGEAITLLLDSGRAASVIRADVDAHDVISLIGFLTRLEEADWDERSRHLLAIVLDGLRAPAGGGRDR; the protein is encoded by the coding sequence ATGAACCCGTCAACGCCCCGGGCAGACGCCCGAAACAACCGCGCTCGCATCGTCGCGGCGGCCCGCGACGCGATTGCGGCCGCCGGGCCAGACGGCGAGTTGCGGCTGAACGCGATCGCCCAGCAGGCCGGCGTGGGCCAGGGCACTCTCTACCGGCACTTTCCGACTCGCGCCGACCTGCTCGTCGAGGTGTACCGGCACGATGTCGACGAACTCGTTGCCCTGGCCCGCAGCCTCCTTCAGACCGAAGCGCCGCTCGATGCGCTCGCACTCTGGTTCGACCGCGTTGCCGACTACGCCCGTGTCAAGCGCGGAGTCTTCGCGGCCCTAGAGGCCTCGGTCTGGAAAGATCTCAGCGCGCGCAGCCTCGGCCCCATCGGCGAGGCCATCACGCTGCTGCTCGACTCCGGTCGCGCTGCCAGCGTGATTCGAGCGGATGTCGATGCCCACGACGTGATCAGCCTGATCGGCTTCCTCACGCGACTCGAGGAGGCCGATTGGGACGAACGATCCCGTCATCTTCTCGCGATCGTGCTCGACGGCCTGCGGGCACCCGCCGGGGGTGGGCGAGACCGCTAG
- a CDS encoding SDR family oxidoreductase — protein MKMNDITGTVVAITGASSGIGEATARLLAEHGALVALGARRTDRLDSLVAEIVAGGGRAIACEVDVTSASTVVDFVARTVDAFGRLDVFVGNAGVSSLSPISELDTAGWSSMIDVNLRGVLNGIAAAMPVFQTQGRGHFVTTVSTSGIKIVPTQAVYAATKNAVRTLMEGLRQESTDGVLRTTSISPGYVQTELVDAIADVRIREAAQASMATMGIPAAAVARAIAFAIEQPHDVEIGDLTIRPTRQG, from the coding sequence ATGAAAATGAACGACATCACCGGCACGGTAGTTGCCATCACGGGAGCAAGCAGCGGCATCGGCGAGGCAACGGCACGACTTCTTGCGGAGCATGGTGCCCTCGTCGCGCTCGGGGCCCGTCGCACCGACCGACTGGACAGCCTCGTGGCGGAGATTGTCGCGGGAGGCGGGCGGGCCATCGCGTGCGAGGTCGACGTCACGTCAGCATCGACGGTCGTGGACTTCGTCGCTCGCACCGTCGATGCGTTCGGCCGGCTGGATGTCTTCGTCGGAAACGCCGGGGTCTCCTCTCTGTCGCCGATCAGTGAACTCGACACCGCTGGCTGGTCGTCGATGATCGACGTGAACCTCCGCGGCGTCCTGAACGGCATCGCTGCAGCGATGCCGGTGTTCCAGACGCAGGGCCGCGGGCATTTCGTGACCACGGTCTCCACGTCGGGAATCAAGATCGTGCCGACCCAGGCCGTCTATGCGGCCACGAAGAACGCCGTCAGAACCCTGATGGAAGGCCTGCGACAGGAGTCGACGGATGGTGTCCTGCGCACAACATCGATCTCACCCGGCTACGTGCAGACGGAACTCGTCGACGCAATCGCGGACGTTCGCATCCGCGAGGCTGCGCAGGCGTCGATGGCGACCATGGGCATCCCCGCGGCAGCCGTGGCCCGGGCGATAGCGTTCGCGATCGAGCAGCCCCACGACGTCGAAATCGGCGACCTCACGATCAGGCCGACGCGTCAAGGCTGA
- a CDS encoding antibiotic biosynthesis monooxygenase yields the protein MSPAASANESAPQAADVPVTVSIRRRVDPDRFDEATHWVQTGMDLANEYPGFLGSGWVRAHAGSGHWHMLYKFQDAASLDAWENSIARTSWLHEGEGLVLESHVVKRTGIEGWFDESQANAGPSSPIQPPRWKQAVAIGLGFFPLNVIFTYLVTGVDPQWNDIPTVLRILLTTFVMAPTMTYLVMPFITRRLRPWLQKAPRQKA from the coding sequence ATGTCTCCTGCCGCATCCGCGAACGAGAGCGCGCCACAAGCCGCCGACGTTCCCGTCACCGTGTCCATCCGCCGCCGGGTCGACCCCGACCGGTTCGACGAGGCCACCCACTGGGTGCAGACCGGGATGGACCTCGCCAACGAGTACCCGGGCTTCCTCGGCTCCGGCTGGGTGCGCGCGCACGCCGGCTCCGGCCACTGGCACATGCTCTACAAGTTCCAGGATGCCGCCTCCCTGGATGCCTGGGAGAACTCGATTGCCCGCACCAGCTGGTTGCACGAGGGCGAGGGCCTGGTGCTCGAGTCGCACGTGGTCAAGCGCACCGGCATCGAGGGCTGGTTCGACGAGTCCCAGGCCAATGCCGGTCCGTCCTCGCCGATCCAACCGCCGCGGTGGAAGCAGGCCGTAGCCATCGGGCTTGGCTTCTTCCCGCTGAACGTGATCTTTACCTACCTGGTCACCGGCGTCGACCCGCAGTGGAACGACATCCCGACGGTGCTGCGCATCCTGCTGACCACCTTCGTGATGGCGCCAACGATGACCTACCTGGTGATGCCGTTCATCACCCGCAGGCTGCGGCCGTGGCTGCAGAAGGCCCCGCGACAGAAGGCCTGA
- a CDS encoding AEC family transporter — MGGVLVGFSIIGFVILVGYIVERTGVAGESAGRVLNRIAFFVATPALLFTVLAHADVRVLFSAFLATVLCAVVIGMLLYLLLARLFFRAPVAETVLGATSATYVNANNIGLPVAIYVLGSAQYVAPVLLLQLLVLAPITLTILDASTRGRVSVRGILTQPLRNPMIIASVLGVIVAAIGIPVPDAVIAPLEIIGGAAIPLVLMSFGMSLHGQRLLQAGTGRKQVAVAALIKVVLMPVLAYLIGRFVFGLAGTELFAVVTVSALPTAQNIFNFASRYGRGEVVTRDTVLVTTIAAIPALVIVAALLA, encoded by the coding sequence ATGGGCGGTGTGCTGGTCGGGTTCTCCATCATCGGGTTTGTGATCCTGGTGGGGTACATCGTGGAGCGCACCGGCGTGGCCGGCGAGAGCGCCGGCCGGGTGCTCAACCGCATCGCGTTCTTCGTGGCCACCCCGGCGCTGCTGTTCACGGTGCTCGCCCACGCGGATGTGCGCGTGCTGTTCTCCGCGTTCCTCGCCACGGTGCTGTGCGCCGTGGTCATCGGCATGCTGCTCTACCTGCTGTTGGCCCGGCTGTTCTTCCGCGCGCCCGTAGCCGAGACCGTGCTCGGCGCCACGAGCGCCACCTACGTGAACGCCAACAACATCGGCCTGCCCGTGGCGATCTACGTGCTCGGCAGCGCCCAGTACGTGGCTCCCGTGCTGTTGTTGCAGCTGCTCGTGCTGGCTCCCATCACACTCACCATCCTGGACGCCTCCACCCGCGGCCGGGTGTCGGTGCGGGGCATCCTCACCCAGCCGCTGCGCAACCCCATGATCATCGCCTCGGTCCTGGGCGTGATCGTCGCAGCCATCGGCATCCCGGTGCCCGACGCCGTGATCGCGCCGCTGGAGATCATCGGCGGCGCCGCCATCCCGCTCGTCCTGATGTCGTTCGGCATGTCGCTGCACGGCCAGCGGCTGCTGCAGGCCGGCACCGGGCGCAAGCAGGTGGCCGTAGCCGCGCTGATCAAGGTGGTGCTGATGCCCGTGCTCGCCTACCTGATCGGCCGGTTCGTGTTCGGGCTCGCCGGCACCGAGCTGTTCGCGGTGGTCACGGTGAGCGCCCTGCCCACGGCGCAGAACATCTTCAACTTCGCCTCCCGTTACGGCCGCGGTGAGGTGGTGACTCGCGACACCGTGCTCGTCACGACCATCGCCGCGATCCCGGCGCTGGTGATCGTGGCGGCGCTGCTCGCCTAA
- a CDS encoding MFS transporter, which produces MSTSTPTRQTEGRRSLRGNSGLSLAAVCFGLFMVGLDGTVVSVANPAISESLGTSFTELQWITNSYLLALAVFLILGGKLGDRFGRKKMYLIGVAAFAITSVAIGLVGTTEGVIVFRALQGLSAALLMPQTLALLRATFPREKFGMAIGIWGGASSVAIAAGPIVGGALVGILGWESVFYINAPIAVIGLILGGLVLRESSATGRARFDVAGVVLLALGLFGIVLAVVQSESWGWTSPLTLGVLAAGLLLVVAFVLVENRVAAPLLPMGLFRNPTITVGALAVGANFFALFGVTFFLALYLLNFRGEEGITAGVMLLPLSAVSIIASPIGAAMVSKLGIRLTMSLGLVLVGAALFGLTPISLDTPYLALAVPFVVLALGVGLVMTSGAEAIVGSAPVQLAGVAGGLQATALQLGGALGTAVLAAVVSAGTAARLGATDFAGSDAVAQGLIPTGVDSATTALAQDAFAGGLSSAFVVAGCVAILIAVAAAVFVRNPVAHHSTDEVLLETESGTSGSSAEEFVG; this is translated from the coding sequence ATGTCCACATCCACCCCCACCCGACAGACGGAGGGCCGCCGGTCCCTCCGCGGCAACTCTGGCCTGTCCCTGGCCGCGGTCTGCTTCGGCCTGTTCATGGTCGGCCTCGACGGCACCGTCGTCTCGGTCGCCAACCCCGCCATCTCCGAATCCCTCGGCACCTCGTTCACTGAGCTGCAGTGGATCACCAACTCCTACCTGCTCGCCCTGGCGGTCTTCCTCATCCTCGGCGGCAAGCTGGGCGACAGGTTCGGGCGCAAGAAGATGTACCTCATCGGCGTCGCGGCCTTCGCGATCACCTCGGTGGCGATCGGCCTCGTCGGCACGACCGAGGGCGTCATCGTCTTCCGGGCGCTGCAGGGGCTGAGCGCGGCGCTGTTGATGCCGCAGACTCTCGCCCTGCTGCGGGCGACCTTCCCGCGGGAGAAGTTCGGCATGGCCATCGGTATCTGGGGCGGCGCGTCATCCGTGGCCATCGCCGCCGGGCCGATCGTGGGCGGCGCCCTCGTGGGCATCCTCGGCTGGGAGTCGGTGTTCTACATCAACGCCCCGATCGCCGTGATCGGCCTGATCCTCGGCGGCCTGGTTCTTCGGGAAAGCTCCGCGACCGGTCGCGCCCGGTTCGACGTCGCGGGCGTCGTGTTGCTGGCCCTGGGCCTGTTCGGCATCGTGCTGGCCGTTGTTCAGTCTGAGTCGTGGGGCTGGACGAGCCCGCTCACCCTGGGCGTCCTCGCCGCCGGCCTGCTGTTGGTCGTGGCCTTCGTGCTGGTGGAGAACCGGGTTGCCGCTCCGCTGCTGCCCATGGGCCTGTTCCGCAATCCCACCATCACTGTGGGCGCCCTTGCCGTGGGCGCCAACTTCTTCGCCCTCTTCGGGGTGACCTTCTTCCTGGCGCTATACCTGCTCAACTTCCGCGGTGAAGAGGGCATCACGGCCGGCGTGATGCTGCTGCCGCTCAGCGCCGTGTCGATCATCGCGTCGCCCATCGGCGCGGCCATGGTGAGCAAGCTCGGCATCCGTCTCACCATGTCGCTGGGACTGGTCCTGGTGGGCGCGGCCCTGTTCGGCCTCACCCCGATCAGCCTGGACACGCCCTACCTGGCCCTGGCCGTGCCGTTCGTCGTGCTCGCCCTCGGCGTGGGCCTGGTGATGACCTCGGGCGCCGAGGCCATCGTGGGCAGCGCGCCCGTGCAGCTCGCCGGCGTGGCCGGTGGCCTGCAGGCCACGGCGCTGCAGCTCGGCGGGGCGCTCGGTACCGCCGTGCTCGCGGCCGTCGTCTCGGCCGGCACCGCGGCCCGGCTCGGCGCCACCGACTTCGCCGGCTCCGACGCCGTGGCCCAGGGCCTCATCCCCACCGGGGTCGACTCGGCCACCACCGCCCTCGCCCAGGACGCCTTCGCGGGCGGGCTGTCGAGCGCGTTCGTCGTGGCCGGATGCGTCGCCATCCTGATCGCCGTCGCCGCGGCCGTGTTCGTGCGCAACCCTGTCGCGCACCACAGCACGGACGAGGTGCTCCTCGAGACCGAGTCCGGCACCTCGGGATCGTCCGCCGAAGAGTTCGTGGGCTGA
- a CDS encoding helix-turn-helix domain-containing protein: protein MSKRSAERADAVLQATTDLLAEVGYSALTIDAVAARAHSSKATIYKRWPTKTALVVAVAAKLGPIDIPVLDTSHTLTQALTAITAAVRSLTVGRFGQLVLALDAAGRSDPAIMTAVREHLAEPLHLAVGAALDVLKQESRIDDRADTTLAARMILSVIVDRALARGDVVSPTELQSIVREWLVPVLEPQRLGTRTPGPTAGPG from the coding sequence ATGAGCAAGCGCAGTGCCGAGCGGGCGGATGCCGTTCTGCAGGCCACGACCGACCTCCTGGCCGAGGTGGGCTACTCGGCTCTCACGATCGATGCGGTCGCCGCGCGGGCGCATTCCTCCAAGGCCACCATCTACAAGCGCTGGCCCACCAAGACCGCGCTGGTCGTGGCCGTCGCGGCCAAGCTCGGCCCCATCGACATCCCGGTGCTGGATACCTCACACACCCTCACTCAGGCGCTCACGGCGATCACCGCCGCCGTGCGGAGTCTCACCGTGGGGCGCTTCGGCCAGCTGGTGCTCGCCCTGGACGCCGCCGGCCGCTCCGACCCCGCCATCATGACCGCGGTGCGGGAGCACCTCGCGGAACCGCTGCACCTGGCTGTCGGCGCGGCGCTCGACGTGCTCAAGCAGGAGAGCCGGATCGACGACCGGGCCGACACCACCCTCGCCGCCCGCATGATCCTCTCGGTGATCGTGGATCGCGCTCTTGCCCGCGGCGACGTCGTGTCGCCCACCGAACTTCAGAGCATCGTGCGCGAATGGCTCGTGCCCGTGCTGGAGCCGCAGCGCCTCGGCACCCGCACCCCCGGGCCCACCGCCGGCCCCGGCTAG
- a CDS encoding alpha/beta fold hydrolase, whose protein sequence is MPHLDVPGARLYYETDGHVSKPALLLIHAGIANLRMWDPQISALAAEHYVIRFDTRGFGQTSTDDVAFSNRADALALLDHLGVARATVIGCSRGGTIAIDLAVEHPDRVAGLVTIGSGPSGFPDTELTEVEDARFDEIDQAFAAEDWHKLARLEAAIWDFGPLRREEDLDPEFVSTAYALNRVNVVHAEEKPVSIPLEPPAYDRVVDIEVPTLITVGEYDMSEVLAAYEYLVATVPDASGCIFRDAAHLPNVERPADVERVLLTWLTDNSL, encoded by the coding sequence ATGCCTCACCTCGATGTTCCCGGCGCGCGCCTGTACTACGAAACCGACGGACACGTCTCGAAGCCGGCGCTGCTGCTGATCCACGCCGGCATCGCGAACCTGCGGATGTGGGATCCACAGATCTCCGCGCTGGCTGCCGAGCACTACGTCATCCGCTTCGACACGCGCGGCTTCGGGCAGACCAGCACCGACGACGTCGCCTTCTCCAACCGGGCGGACGCCCTCGCGCTGCTCGACCACCTCGGCGTGGCCCGGGCGACGGTCATCGGCTGCTCGCGCGGCGGCACCATCGCGATCGACCTCGCCGTGGAGCACCCGGACCGGGTGGCCGGACTGGTCACCATCGGGTCGGGCCCGAGCGGGTTTCCCGACACCGAGCTGACCGAGGTGGAGGACGCCAGGTTCGATGAGATCGACCAGGCCTTCGCGGCAGAGGACTGGCACAAGCTGGCCCGGCTCGAGGCCGCGATCTGGGACTTCGGGCCGCTCCGCCGCGAGGAGGACCTCGACCCCGAGTTCGTCTCCACCGCCTACGCGCTCAACCGGGTGAACGTCGTGCACGCCGAGGAGAAACCTGTCTCGATCCCGCTCGAGCCGCCCGCCTACGACAGGGTCGTCGACATCGAGGTGCCCACCCTCATCACCGTGGGCGAGTACGACATGTCCGAGGTGCTCGCGGCCTACGAGTACCTGGTGGCCACCGTGCCCGATGCGAGCGGATGCATCTTCCGTGACGCCGCGCACCTGCCCAACGTGGAACGCCCCGCCGATGTGGAGCGGGTGCTGCTCACCTGGCTCACCGACAACTCCCTCTAG
- a CDS encoding HPr family phosphocarrier protein: MSERTATIASRVGLHARPAAIFAGAVGALDLEVTIGLEGDPIEDAMDASSILSLMSLGAGNGQVVVLRAEGAGADEALAGLVEILETDHDAA, translated from the coding sequence ATGTCAGAACGTACCGCCACCATCGCCAGCCGCGTCGGCCTGCACGCCCGTCCCGCGGCGATCTTCGCCGGGGCCGTCGGCGCCCTCGACCTCGAGGTCACCATCGGCCTCGAGGGCGACCCCATCGAAGACGCCATGGACGCGTCCAGCATCCTGTCGCTGATGAGCCTCGGTGCCGGCAACGGCCAGGTCGTCGTGCTGCGCGCAGAGGGCGCGGGCGCCGATGAGGCCCTCGCCGGGCTCGTCGAGATCCTCGAGACGGACCACGACGCCGCGTAA